A DNA window from Camelina sativa cultivar DH55 chromosome 17, Cs, whole genome shotgun sequence contains the following coding sequences:
- the LOC104758924 gene encoding nuclear transcription factor Y subunit C-3 — MDQQGQSSAMNYGSNPYQTNPMTTTAPAGSDHPAYHQIHQQQQQQLTQQLQSFWETQFKEIEKTTDFKNHSLPLARIKKIMKADEDVRMISAEAPVVFARACEMFILELTLRSWNHTEENKRRTLQKNDIAAAVTRTDIFDFLVDIVPREDLRDEVLGGVGAEAATASGYPYGYLPPGTAPIGNPGMVMGNPGAYPPNAYMGQPMWQQQAPEQQDPDN; from the coding sequence atGGATCAACAAGGACAATCATCAGCTATGAACTACGGTTCTAACCCATACCAAACCAACCCCATGACCACCACTGCACCAGCTGGTTCTGACCATCCTGCGTACCACCAGATCCAccagcaacaacagcagcagctcACTCAACAGCTCCAGTCATTCTGGGAGACTCAATtcaaagagattgagaaaacCACTGATTTCAAGAACCATAGCCTTCCCCTGGCAAGGATCAAGAAGATCATGAAAGCTGATGAGGACGTGAGGATGATCTCTGCTGAGGCGCCTGTTGTGTTCGCCAGGGCCTGTGAGATGTTTATCCTGGAGCTTACCCTGAGGTCGTGGAACCACACTGAGGAGAACAAGAGGAGGACGCTGCAGAAGAATGATATCGCTGCTGCTGTGACTAGGACTGAtatctttgatttccttgtGGATATTGTTCCTAGGGAGGATCTTCGTGATGAAGTCTTGGGTGGTGTTGGTGCTGAAGCTGCCACTGCATCGGGTTACCCGTATGGATACTTGCCTCCTGGAACTGCTCCTATTGGGAACCCTGGAATGGTTATGGGTAACCCTGGTGCATATCCGCCTAACGCGTATATGGGTCAACCAATGTGGCAACAGCAAGCACCTGAGCAGCAGGATCCTGACAATTGA
- the LOC104758926 gene encoding uncharacterized GPI-anchored protein At3g06035-like yields the protein MVLITKMSLSIYIIRLLIFSLISTCVICNQAEDNLLQGLNSHRTAQKVAPFTKNEKADCVADEIADKLEDQPCTNHSTAGTVTPGSVPPQLTNYQDILSECKIDPNTTRDGLILPVCIPNRIPTLALTNYTQTGYAKYLNDSRYVGAGVGSEKEWMVVVLTTSTPGGSFTAGKATSVRVMTGLGLMGFLFSCLVLL from the exons ATGGTCTTGATTACCAAGATGTCTCTATCCATCTACATCATTCGTCTCCTCATTTTCTCCTTGATTTCCACATGTGTTATCTGCAACC aGGCGGAGGATAATCTTCTTCAAGGCCTAAACAGCCACCGAACTGCTCAAAAAGTTGCACCTTTTACAAAGAACGAGAAGGCTGATTGTGTGGCCGATGAGATCGCCGACAAGCTCGAAGATCAACCATGCACAAACCACTCCACAGCCGGCACGGTTACTCCTGGCTCGGTCCCTCCGCAGTTAACTAACTACCAAGACATTCTTTCTGAGTGCAAAATCGACCCAAACACTACCCGTGACGGATTGATCTTACCAGTTTGTATCCCTAACCGGATCCCTACTCTGGCTTTAACTAATTACACACAAACCGGTTATGCTAAGTATCTGAACGATTCGAGGTATGTTGGGGCTGGTGTTGGGTCGGAGAAAGAGTGGATGGTGGTTGTGCTGACCACAAGCACTCCAGGTGGAAGCTTTACTGCTGGTAAGGCGACGTCTGTGAGAGTGATGACTGGTTTAGGGCTAATGGGCTTCTTGTTTAGCTGCCTTGTTCTTTTATAA
- the LOC104758930 gene encoding alpha-crystallin domain-containing protein 22.3: protein MRSSSGQNGMRENNSYPENTRNPQFLEVTPLNSLPYIGPVTHASMSSNRANENVERVGGPAMIFLPSESTPEFNSLISQTKTGVALTGSAAMGKIGPTIGLVDIAESEDSYYFRVSLPGVSRDEKDFSCEIEPDGKIQIKGTTTTGEMTVCKNNQIFKMLTQNLCPPGHFTISFQLPGPVSNEEFNGNFGADGVLEGVVKKLYYED, encoded by the exons ATGAG GTCTTCAAGTGGTCAAAACGGGATGAGGGAGAACAACAGTTACCCGGAAAACACAAGGAACCCACAGTTTCTTGAAGTGACTCCATTGAACAGTTTGCCTTACATCGGTCCAGTAACTCATGCATCCATGTCGAGTAACAGGGCGAATGAGAATGTAGAGAGAGTAGGAGGGCCAGCAATGATATTTCTGCCTTCTGAATCAACTCCAGAGTTTAATAGCCTTATCAGTCAAACGAAAACCGGAGTTGCTCTTACGGGAAGTGCAGCCATGGGGAAGATTGGACCAACGATTGGTTTGGTTGATATTGCTGAATCCGAGGACTCATACTACTTTCGTGTTTCATTACCTGGTGTTTCAAGAGATGAGA AGGACTTCAGCTGTGAAATAGAACCAGACGGTAAGATTCAGATAAAGGGAACAACAACTACGGGGGAGATGACAGTTTGCAAAAACAATCAGATCTTCAAAATGCTAACACAGAACTTATGCCCTCCAGGCCACTTCACCATCTCCTTTCAGCTTCCGGGTCCTGTGAGCAATGAAGAATTTAACGGTAATTTTGGAGCAGATGGTGTACTTGAGGGTGTAGTAAAGAAGCTGTACTACGAAGACTAA
- the LOC104759039 gene encoding glucose and ribitol dehydrogenase homolog 1-like, with translation NAAEQYESSSIEEIDEPRLERVFRTNIFSYFFLTRYALKHMKEGSSIINTTSVNAYKGNASLLDYTATKGAIVAFTRGLALQLAEKGIRVNGVAPGPIWTPLIPASFNEEKIKNFGSEVPMKRAGQPVEVAPSYVFLACNHCSSYFTGQVLHPNGGAVVNA, from the exons AACGCAGCAGAGCAGTACGAGAGCAGCTCGATCGAAGAGATTGATGAGCCTAGGCTTGAGCGAGTCTTCCGTACAAACATATTCTCTTACTTCTTCCTCACAAG gtatGCGTTAAAACATATGAAGGAAGGAAGTAGCATCATCAACACCACATCAGTGAACGCCTACAAGGGAAACGCTTCACTTCTGGACTACACTGCTACAAAAGGAGCCATTGTGGCGTTTACTCGAGGTCTTGCACTTCAGCTTGCTGAGAAAGGAATCCGTGTCAATGGTGTGGCGCCTGGTCCGATATGGACTCCGCTTATCCCAGCCTCCTTCAATGAGGAGAAGATTAAGAATTTCGGGTCTGAGGTTCCGATGAAACGAGCGGGTCAGCCAGTTGAGGTTGCGCCTTCGTATGTTTTCTTGGCTTGTAACCACTGCTCTTCCTACTTCACCGGTCAAGTTCTCCACCCCAACG GAGGAGCTGTGGTGAATGCATAA
- the LOC104758928 gene encoding uncharacterized GPI-anchored protein At5g19250: MSLSIYITHLLIFSLISTCVICNQAEDNLLQGLNSHRTAQKVAPFTKNEKADCVADEIADKLEDQPCTNHSTAGTVTPGSVPPQLTNYQDILSECKIDPNTTRDGLILPVCIPNRIPTLALTNYTQTGYAKYLNDSRYVGAGVGSEKEWMVVVLTTSTPGGSFTAGKASSAGKATSVRVMTGLGLVGFLFSCLVLF; encoded by the exons ATGTCTCTTTCCATCTACATCACTCATCTTCTCATTTTCTCCTTGATTTCCACATGTGTTATCTGCAACC aGGCGGAGGATAATCTTCTTCAAGGCCTAAACAGCCACCGAACTGCTCAAAAAGTTGCACCTTTTACAAAGAACGAGAAGGCTGATTGTGTGGCCGATGAGATCGCTGACAAGCTCGAAGATCAACCATGCACAAACCACTCCACAGCCGGCACGGTTACTCCTGGGTCGGTCCCTCCGCAGTTAACGAACTACCAAGACATTCTTTCTGAGTGCAAAATCGACCCAAACACTACCCGTGACGGATTGATCTTACCAGTTTGTATCCCTAACCGGATCCCTACTCTGGCTTTAACTAATTACACACAAACAGGTTATGCTAAGTATCTAAACGATTCGAGGTATGTCGGGGCTGGTGTTGGGTCGGAGAAAGAGTGGATGGTGGTTGTGTTGACCACAAGCACTCCAGGTGGAAGCTTCACTGCTGGTAAGGCGAGCTCTGCTGGCAAGGCGACGTCTGTTAGAGTGATGACTGGTTTAGGGCTAGTGGGCTTCTTGTTTAGCTGCCTCGTTCTTTTCTAA
- the LOC104758927 gene encoding glucose and ribitol dehydrogenase homolog 1, with product MAMNGLCRVFTSSRVLSSNVTLLLAQIPNKTKKPLPQNRRLPQLLCVRAMASEKQRQHAQPGKEHVMETTPQFSSSDYQPSNKLRGKVALITGGDSGIGRAVGYCFALEGATVAFTYVKGQEEKDAQETLQMLKKAKTSDAKEPIAIPTDLGFDENCKRVVDEVVNAFGRIDVLINNAAEQYESSSIEEIDEPRLERVFRTNIFSYFFLTRYALKHMKEGSSIINTTSVNAYKGNASLLDYTATKGAIVAFTRGLALQLAEKGIRVNGVAPGPIWTPLIPASFNEEKIKNFGSEVPMKRAGQPVEVAPSYVFLACNHCSSYFTGQVLHPNGGAVVNA from the exons ATGGCCATGAACGGGTTGTGTCGAGTGTTCACTTCGTCGAGAGTCTTATCATCGAACGTTACGCTTTTGTTAGCTCAAATtccaaacaaaaccaagaaacctCTACCTCAGAATAGAAGATTACCTCAGCTTTTGTGCGTAAGAGCGATGGCGTCTgagaaacaaagacaacatGCCCAACCTGGCAAGGAACACGTCATGGAAACAACCCCACAATTCTCTAGCTCAGACTACCAACCCTCCAACAAGCTTCGT GGCAAAGTGGCGTTGATAACTGGTGGAGACTCCGGGATTGGTCGAGCAGTGGGATACTGTTTTGCACTCGAAGGTGCCACTGTAGCTTTCACTTATGTGAAGGGTCAAGAGGAGAAAGATGCGCAAGAGACTTTACAAATGTTGAAGAAGGCAAAAACATCGGATGCTAAGGAACCAATCGCTATTCCCACTGACTTAGGATTCGACGAGAACTGCAAAAGGGTCGTTGATGAGGTCGTTAACGCCTTTGGACGTATTGATGTTTTGATCAATAACGCAGCAGAGCAGTACGAGAGCAGCTCGATCGAAGAGATTGATGAGCCTAGGCTTGAGCGAGTCTTCCGTACAAACATATTCTCTTACTTCTTCCTCACAAG gtatGCGTTAAAACATATGAAGGAAGGAAGTAGCATCATCAACACCACATCAGTGAACGCCTACAAGGGAAACGCTTCACTTCTGGACTACACTGCTACAAAAGGAGCCATTGTGGCGTTTACTCGAGGTCTTGCACTTCAGCTTGCTGAGAAAGGAATCCGTGTCAATGGTGTGGCGCCTGGTCCGATATGGACTCCGCTTATCCCAGCCTCCTTCAATGAGGAGAAGATTAAGAATTTCGGGTCTGAGGTTCCGATGAAACGAGCGGGTCAGCCAGTTGAGGTTGCGCCTTCGTATGTTTTCTTGGCTTGTAACCACTGCTCTTCCTACTTCACCGGTCAAGTTCTCCACCCCAACG GAGGAGCTGTGGTGAATGCATAA
- the LOC104758931 gene encoding uncharacterized protein LOC104758931 has protein sequence MKGDLKTGFYVGLAVTLYAFTFIVQLEAGVETKTCFQRKSPCFLKKQTCPKQCPSFSPPAGSSKACVIDCFNPICKPTCRNRKPNCNGKGSACLDPRFIGGDGVVFYFHGQRDEHFALVSDVDFQVNARFIGLRPSGRSRDFTWIQSLGLIFGSNSKTFSLEATKARKWDDQVDHLRFSFEGKEISLPKGDASVWMPSGDYIKIERTLDINSVLVTLEDIVEIWVNVVPVTKEDNIIHKYGRPENDCFAHLEVQFRFLKLSKNVEGVLGRTYREDFTNPAKPGVAMPVVGGEDKYVMTSLLETSCNACVYSGGSGSLDKI, from the exons ATGAAGGGAGATCTAAAAACCGGGTTTTACGTTGGATTGGCGGTGACGCTCTATGCATTTACGTTCATCGTACAACTCGAAGCAGGGGTGGAAACAAAGACATGTTTCCAAAGGAAGAGCCCATGTTTCCTTAAGAAGCAAACTTGTCCAAAGCAATGCCCTTCGTTTTCCCCTCCAGCAGGAAGCTCCAAGGCCTGCGTCATCGATTGCTTTAACCCTATATGCAAACCTACTTGCCGAA ATCGGAAACCTAATTGCAATGGAAAAGGATCAGCATGCTTAGACCCACGTTTCATCGGCGGAGATGGTGTTGTCTTCTACTTTCACGGCCAACGCGATGAGCATTTCGCACTTGTCTCCGACGTTGACTTCCAAGTCAATGCACGTTTCATTGGTCTGCGACCTTCTGGACGTAGCAGAGACTTCACATGGATCCAATCCTTAGGTCTGATATTCGGCTCCAACAGCAAAACCTTCTCACTCGAGGCCACAAAGGCTAGAAAATGGGACGACCAAGTCGACCATCTTCGTTTTTCATTCGAGGGAAAAGAGATCTCTTTACCAAAAGGAGATGCATCTGTGTGGATGCCTTCGGGAGACTATATAAAGATCGAGAGAACCTTAGACATAAACTCCGTGTTGGTCACATTAGAAGACATTGTAGAGATTTGGGTCAACGTGGTTCCGgtaacaaaggaagacaacatAATCCATAAATACGGGAGACCGGAGAATGACTGTTTTGCTCATCTTGAGGTTCAGTTCCGGTTCTTGAAGTTGTCCAAGAACGTGGAGGGTGTTTTAGGAAGAACATACAGAGAGGATTTTACGAATCCGGCGAAACCAGGAGTGGCTATGCCCGTGGTTGGTGGAGAAGATAAATACGTAATGACATCACTTCTTGAAACAAGTTGTAATGCTTGTGTTTACTCTGGTGGCTCAGGAAGTTTGGACAAGATCTAG